From the genome of Lotus japonicus ecotype B-129 chromosome 6, LjGifu_v1.2, one region includes:
- the LOC130723932 gene encoding very-long-chain aldehyde decarbonylase CER3-like, whose protein sequence is MGAPLSTWPWENLGLFKYLLYGPFVWKVLYEVFYVEDSNLKFSWCFHLLLLCGLRGFLHVLWNSFSNMLFLTRNRRILQQGVDFKQIDKEWDWDNFLILQTIIASMAYYMLPFLQNLPSWNVKGVIVALVLHVGISEPLYYWVHRKFHGDYLFTNYHSLHHSSPVPESLTVGHATIVEHAFISVVIGIPILGASVMGYGSASLVYGYVLGFDFLRCLGHCNVEVVPHGLFKTFPFMKYLLYTPTYHSLHHTDNKDTNFCLFMPLFDALGHTLNTKSWELHESFSSGKCSRVPDFVFLAHIVDVTSSMHAQFCLRSFASLPFRTRFFLIPFWPIAITTLLAMWVRSKAFLFSFYYLRDRLHQTWVVPRCGFQYFLPFAAEGINKKIEEAILTADKIGVKVISLAALNKNEALNGGGKLFVDKHPNLRVRVVHGNTLTAAVIIDEIPKDVEEVFLTGATSKLGRAIALYLCQKKVKVLMLTLSADRFKRIQKEAPQEYQSYLVQVTKYQAAQHCKTWIVGKWITPREQSWAPRGTHFHQFVVPPILPFRRDCTYGELAAMRLPEDVEGLGSCEYTMERGVVHACHAGGVVHSLEGWTHHEVGAIDVDRIDVVWKAALKHGLRPVSSGSTGK, encoded by the exons ATGGGTGCTCCATTATCAACATGGCCATGGGAGAATTTGGGGTTATTCAAG TATCTTTTATATGGTCCCTTTGTGTGGAAAGTGCTGTATGAAGTGTTTTATGTTGAAGATTCCAACCTCAAATTCAGCTGGTGCTTTCATTTGCTCCTACTCTGTGGTCTCAGAGGATTTCTTCATGTCCTATGGAACTCTTTCAGCAACATGCTTTTTCTCACAAGAAACAGAAGGATTCTTCAACAAGGGGTAGATTTCAAGCAGATTGACAAAGAATGGGACTG GGACAACTTCCTAATTCTTCAAACAATAATTGCTTCCATGGCCTATTACATGCTACCCTTCCTTCAAAACCTTCCTTCCTGGAATGTTAAAGGTGTTATTGTAGCCTTGGTACTGCATGTGGGAATCTCAGAACCACTTTATTATTGGGTGCACAGAAAGTTTCATGGAGACTATCTTTTCACCAATTACCACTCACTTCACCATTCATCTCCAGTACCAGAGTCATTGACTG TGGGACACGCAACAATTGTGGAGCATGCATTTATTAGTGTAGTAATTGGGATCCCTATCCTTGGAGCATCAGTGATGGGATATGGATCAGCAAGCTTGGTATACGGATACGTTTTGGGTTTTGATTTTCTGAGGTGTTTGGGGCATTGCAATGTTGAGGTTGTTCCACACGGACTGTTCAAGACATTCCCATTTATGAAATATCTTCTCTACACACCAAC ATACCACAGCCTACACCACACTGATAATAAGGATACCAACTTTTGCCTATTCATGCCACTCTTTGACGCCCTTGGCCACACGCTTAACACCAAATCCTGGGAATTACACGAATCATTCAGCTCAG GAAAATGCAGCAGGGTACCTGATTTTGTTTTCCTGGCCCATATAGTGGATGTGACATCCTCCATGCATGCTCAATTCTGTCTCAGATCATTCGCTTCCTTGCCATTCAGAACAAGGTTCTTCTTGATACCATTCTGGCCAATCGCCATAACAACTTTGCTAGCAATGTGGGTTAGGTCCAAGgcctttttattttcattctacTACCTCAGGGATAGACTGCACCAAACCTGGGTTGTCCCCAGGTGTGGCTTTCAG TATTTCTTGCCATTTGCTGCTGAGGGCATCAATAAGAAAATCGAGGAGGCTATCCTCACAGCTGACAAAATTGGTGTTAAAGTCATAAGCTTGGCAGCATTGAATAAG AATGAAGCTCTAAATGGGGGTGGAAAACTCTTTGTGGACAAACATCCAAACCTCAGAGTCAGGGTTGTTCATGGGAACACCTTAACTGCTGCTGTTATTATTGATGAAATCCCAAAAGATGTTGAAGAAGTGTTCCTAACAGGAGCAACTTCCAAGCTTGGAAGAGCAATTGCTCTCTACCTTTGCCAAAAGAAAGTCAAAGTACTG ATGTTAACTCTTTCAGCTGATAGATTTAAGAGGATTCAAAAGGAAGCCCCCCAAGAATACCAAAGCTACCTTGTTCAAGTGACCAAATACCAAGCTGCACAACACTGCAAG ACTTGGATTGTTGGCAAGTGGATCACGCCAAGGGAGCAAAGCTGGGCTCCGCGTGGAACACATTTCCACCAATTTGTTGTCCCACCAATCTTGCCCTTTAGAAGGGACTGCACTTATGGTGAACTTGCAGCTATGAGGTTACCAGAAGATGTTGAAGGCCTTGGTTCCTGTGAG TACACGATGGAGAGAGGAGTGGTTCACGCGTGCCACGCCGGAGGAGTAGTACATAGTCTTGAGGGATGGACTCATCACGAAGTTGGAGCGATCGATGTTGATAGGATTGATGTTGTGTGGAAAGCAGCACTCAAACATGGTTTAAGACCAGTGTCTTCAGGATCCACCGgcaaatga